GTTTCGCTCTCAAACCGATGTTACCGTGCTTAATCCCTTTTATGCTAAAAGATTTTGGGGCACCTATCAATTTGGCATGCCAGCCGGTAAAAACGCGCACAGCTTGATGATCAAACAAAAGTTTGAATGGAATGAATACAATTTTGGTTTTGGGATTTATAAATCCTTTGGGAACGCTAACTGGATGATAGGCTACCATGGTAACCGCTTAGGCTTTGACTTTTGGACGAACACCGTTTATGCAAACACCCTTAACTCTTTGTCTTACATGATGGATGCGAACGCTTTTACCGTGTTTGCCTTTGGCGGTGGGGTGCATAGGAAATTCCTTTGGGGTTTGTTAGGGCGTTTGACTTATGGGCCTAGGGCGAACGAACAAGTCCTATCGCTCAACTTGGGCTATAAATTCACTAAAAATTTCTCAGCCGACATTAAATTTGAATATTATAATGTGTTGATGCATCAAGGCTATAAAATGGGGTGGAACGGGCCAAAATTAGACAGCCAACCCGCCACCGATCAAGACAGGAGTCATATTTTCACCGAAATCGTGTGGAAGCTCTAAACCCTCTTTAAATAACAACCCTTATTTAAAGGGGTTGGCTAAAAACGCCCAACCATAAGATAGCCACTAAAAAACGCTTTATCGCCTATTTTAGGGCTTGTTTTTCTAAAAGCGTTAGAATTTTTAAACTTTTTTATTACGCTATTTTTGGCTCTGTGATACTAAAACTTTTATTTTTAAAAATGGGCTTTTGGTTGCTTTGCTTTGTCATTTTAAAACTCATTTTAAAAATATTTCAAATTCATTTTATAAGGGGATAGGGGGGTATTTTGAAATAACTCTCCCCCAACCCCCCAAGACCGCTTTTTTAATAAAGTTATCACTTGCTTACGCAAGCTCTTTGTTATTTATTTGGGGTTAGGGGTTTGAAAGTCAATAATTTTTCTCGGTAATATTCGTATTGTTTTTTTCGGGCTTCTATTTCAGCGGGGATACCGGCTAATAAATCGGTGGTTAAAATTGAAAATTGATCCAAAATCTTAACGATCTCTTGTTGGATCTCTAGGGGTGGGATGGGGACTTCTAATTGTGAATAACGAGAAATCCACTGCCTTGTATGTTCCCCACTGATATTATAGGGAATAGTTTGCATATAAAAAAAGATAAATCTGATGTTAATTGTAGGATTTTTTGAGAATAAGATTTTCATAGCGCTTGATTTTACTTTAAAAGGGAAATCAACCCATTGGGTCGCTGTTGTGAAATCGTCAAAGATGATAACCGGAGAGCTTTTACTCGCTTGATAAATATTGTCTTTTTCGTTTGTATAACCTAAAATAAAGGTTTTTCCTGCGGTTAAAACGGGGGTAGGGTAACTTTTATCAAATTCTTTACTCGTTACGCAATATTGATTGGGTTGATCATACTCTAGAACCTCCCCCAACTTCATAAACCCTACCCCCTTAGGCGCTAGAGTGTGGAGTAAGGTTTTCAAGCGTTTGGGGTAGGGTTTTTGCGCCAATCTTTCTTTGGCGTCTTTGTGGTTTTGGTTAATATCGTTAAAGTCTAAAAGCATGTTTTGGTAATACTGGTATTGTTTTTTTCGCGCTTTTAATTCTGTGTTTAATTCTGTGAAAGCGTCCAAAATCTTAACGATCTCTTGCTGGATCTCTAGGGGCGGGATGGGGAACTTATATTTTTTAAAAGCGGTCATATCCACAGAAGCAAAACCTGAAACATTAATATTATTTTTGCACCATTCCCCTAAAAGAAAGCATTGGTAAAAAAAGAATTTCATGTCTAAAGCAAGATCACAATTCGCTTTTTTGCTTAAAAAAGTGAATTGTTGATTCGCTAACGAATCAACGATTAAAAGGGCATGCTCTCCTATGGTTGCTGTCGTAGAAATAATAATAGAATTTTTAGGGAATAATTTCTTACCTTTCAAAGCCTTTGGGGTAATGTGTTGGATTGAGTCTTTTAAAATCCTCCCATTTTCTCTAAGGTCTTCCATTCTAAACCAAGGGATAGTCCCATTTTTCCAAAATTCAGGATTGTTTTTTGATGGGGTGTAACCATTTCTAATTTCAAAAACCTCTTCAAGCGTTTTAAACTCCACCCCCTTAGGCGCTAGGGTTTGGAGCAGTCGCTCTATTTTATGCATTTTACCTCCCTTCTAAATGGCTAATGATAAATTCAAGGCTTTAAGCCCTCATCGCGCGCATGGAATTGGCTAAAGCTAAAAGCGTAACCCCCACATCGCCAAAGACCGCTTCCCACAAGCTCGCTACCCCCATAAGCCCTAGCACGATAAAAACCGCCTTAATCCCTAAAGCGAACAAGATATTTTGCCAAATGATGTTTTTGGTTTTTTTAGCGATCGCTAAAACTTTGACTAAAGAGCTTAAGGAGTCATTAGTGATCACAATATCCGCGCTTTGCTTGCTCAATTCTGAGCCTTTCCCCATGCCAATCCCCACATCAGCGCTCGCTAGAGTTGGAGCGTCATTGATGCCATCGCCTACAAAAATCGCCGGGGCTTTATAGCGCTCTTTAAAGGTTTTAAACACGCTCGTTTTTTCTTCAGGCAACAAACTCGCATAATATTCACAGCCTAGAGTTTGAGCGATGCTCTCAGTCGCGCTTTTTCTGTCCCCGCTCAAAATGCAAAAATTTTCTATCCCTTGCGCTTTTAAATCCCTTAAGCACTCTATGGCGTCATCTTTAATCTCATCGCTAATCACAATATAGCCTATATAATTTTGGTTGAAAGCCACATGCACAATCGTGCCGTTTTCTTTGGAAGGGCTGTGCGCGATATGGAATTGATCGAGCATTTTTTCATTCCCTGCGATGATTAGATCCGTATGGCATTGCGCTTTAACCCCCATTCCGCTCACTTCTTCGTAATTTTTAATGTCATGCTGGTGCTTATCGTCCTTTAGCATTTCTTCGCATGCTTTTTGAATGGATAAAGCGATCGGGTGCGTGGATAAGAGCTGCGAACAAGAAGCGTAATGCAAAACTTCTTCTTTAGAATGCCCGTTTTGCGGCACAATATCTGTTACTTTAAAAACGCCTTTAGTCAAAGTGCCGGTTTTATCAAAGGCGATGCTTTTAGCTTGGGTAAGCACCTCTAAAACATGCACGCCTTTCATTAAAATGCCCTTTCGGCTCGCCGCTCCCACGCCCCCAAAATACCCTAAAGGCACAGAAATCACTAACGCACAAGGGCAGCTCACCATTAAAGCCACAAGCCCCCTATAAATCCACTCATCAAAGCTCCCCATAGAAAACAAGGGCGGTAATATGGCGATCATTAAGGCAATAAATAAAACGCTTGGGGTGTAGTAGCGTGAAAATTTAGTGATGAATTTCTCGGTTTCGCTCTTTTCATTCGTGGCTTGCTGGACTAAATCCACCACTTTAGCGATAGAAGAATCTTTATACATTTTTTCTACTTGAATTTCAAGGACCGCCTTTAAATTCAAGCTCCCCCCTAAAACTTTAGAGCGTTCGCTGACATTAACAGGCATGGACTCCCCACTCAACGCCCTTTCATCTAGCAAACTTTCGCCCTTGATCACCACGCCATCCACAGGCACTTTTTCGCCGACTTTCACCACCACAATGTCATTAATTCTTAAATCTTCAGGCGCAACGCTCACTAATGCATCGCCCTTTTTCAAATAAGCCAAATTAGGAGCGACATCCACTAAAGCTTTAAGGGATTTTTTAGAGCGAGCGATAGCGAGTTTTTGCAAAAATTCGCCCGCTGAATAAAACACCATAATAGACACGCTCTCTTCATAAGCCCCCACGCAAAAAGCCGCAATAGTCGCAATGAGCATCAAAGCGTTTTCATCAAAAAATTGCCCTTTTCTAAGCCCACGAAACGCCCCTAAAATCACATCTTTACCGCTCACTAGATACACTAAAGCCAACACGAAAAACACCGCTTTTTCAATCAAAGGGCTAGGGTTTAGGTGTAAGATTAAAATCGCACCTAAAAAGACCATGATCGTAACAATGAGTGGGGTAAAACTCAAGGGCTTTTCTGCGGTCTCTTTAAAAGACAGGCTCAAATGCGGTTCATTTTGCTTAATAAAAGCCTTAACCTTTTCAAAATCGCTCGTGTCCAAAAACAACTTACTGGTGCTGAAATTGATTTGAGCTTTTTTCACATAGTCTAATTTGTTTAAATCCCTTTCCAATTTAGACGCGCAATCAGGGCAATCCAAATTATGAATGTGGTATTCTTGCATTTTCTCTCCCTTATAAAAATCCTTTTAAGAAATCTTTCTAAAACTCAGCGCTTTAAGCATGTGAGATTTTTCTATATTCTCGCAAGCGTTTAAATCCGCAATCGTCCTAGCGACCTTTTTGACCTTATTCACAGAGCGCATGGATAGATTGAACCTTTCAACCGCCTGCTCTAACAACTTTTTTGCTTCAGCGTTTAAAGGGCAAAATCGTTCGATCTGCTCTTCATTAAGCTTACCATTAAAAGCGCTCTGTTTCCTTAACTTTTGCTGTTTGAAAGCTAATAATACTAATTCATGCATCTCTTTTGAAGTCCAAGAATGCGACGGCGTGTCTTTATAATTCCCCTCTTCCATTTGCACGAACAAATCAATCCTGTCTAAAAAAGGTTCGCTCAAGCGGTTTTTATACTGCGTGATTTCTCTATCTTGGCAACGGCATGCTTTGGTGGTGCTGAGTAAATTCCCACACAAACAAGGGTTTTGAGCCCCCACAAATAAAAAAGAGGTTTCGTATTCAATTTTGCTGTGTACTCGTGAGATCACTAATTTATTGTTTTCTAAAGGCTCTCTCAAAGCTTCCAAAATATCCTTTTTAAAATGGGGCAATTCATCAAAAAAAAGCATGCCGTTATGCGCTAGCGCGATTTCGCCGGGTTTTGGCTCTCTTAGAGAGCTTGAGCCTAAAATGCTGGATTTTGAAGCGCTCTGGTGAGGGTTTCTAAAACTCCTTAAGGGGTAATAGGCGCTGTCTTGCTCGCTTAAAATGCGTAATTTTGTCGCTTCTAAGATTTCATTCAGGCTTAATGGAGGCAAGATATAACGCATGCGATTAATGATCATGCTTTTCCCACACCCTGGACTTCCCTCTAAAATCAAGTTATGAAACCCAGCACTAGCGATCAAAGCGGCTTCTTTAGCGACAGCTTGCCCCTTAACTTCTTTAAAATCTAAGGCATAGGCGTCTGAAAAATAATACTCTTTATCGTTCAATTCTATCGTTTTAAAGGGTAGTTTTTTCGTGTGGGTGTCTGCTTTGATTTCAGGGTTTTGCAAAATTTCTAAAGCTTCTTTAAAATGCTCCACAAAAAAGCATTGCAAATTAGGGATGAGCGAAAAAAGCTCCTCATTAGCCTTAGGCGCAATGACTTTAGCATGGGGGCGTTTAATGGCAATGTCTAAAAGCATGGGGAAAATGTTAGAATTGGGTTTGATCTTGCCATCAAGCCCTAACTCCCCAAAAGCAAACCACTCTTTAAAAGCCAACTCTTGTTTTTGCAAAGCGATTAAAAGAGCGATAGGCAAATCAAAATGGCTCCCGGATTTAGGCAAATCTGAAGGGGAAAGGTTGATGGTGATTTTTAAAGGCGGGAAAGTGAAATCGTTATTTTGTAAAGCCGATTGGACCCGTTGCTTGGCTTCTTGGATAGAGCTATTAGCTAGGCCTGAAATCACAAACGCCGGCAAAGCCCTTGTGAAAGTCGCTTCCACAGCCACGATTTCTGCCACCCCCCTTTGCATGGTCGCACAAAATATCGTGTTAATCATGGTGGTTACTTGTGTTTTTGTTTTTTTTGCAGCTCTTTGAGTTCTTTTTCAAATTTCTTACGCTTCAAAATGGATAATTTATCCACGAATAACACGCCATTGAGGTGATCGATCTCATGCTGAATGGCTACCGCTAAAAGTTCGCTCGCTTCTAAAACTTTCACTTCAGCGAAGCGGTTTTGATACTCTATCTTAACCTTTTCAAAGCGCTCCACCTCTTCATAAAACCCCGGCACAGACAAGCACCCTTCTCTATACATTATTGAACCCCCCGTTTCTATCCATTTAGGGTTAATGATTTCCAAGCAGTCTTCTTTGTGTTGCAAGCCGTCTTCTTGCGGGAGATTGATAATGAGCATTCTTAAGGGTAAGCCCACTTGAATTGCGGCTAGCCCTATCCCCTCACTAGCGATCATAGTCTCATGCATGTCATCTAGTTGTTGGTGGAGTTTTGAATCAAAAGAAACGATCTCTTTAGAAATCGTTCTTAAGATTTTAGAAGGGTAATGGATAATCTCTAATAACGCCATGCAATCACTTCACGTTTTTCTGTAACACTTTATCAATCAAGCCATACTCTTTAGCTTCTTTAGCGCTCATGTAAAAATCCCTGTCCGTGTCTTTAGCGATTTGCTCCAAACTCTGCCCTGAGTTTTGAGCCAAAATAGAATTCATCAAGCCTTTAAGCCTGAGAATCTCATTAGAAATGATTTCAATATCGCTCGCTTGCCCCTGAGCCCCCCCTAAAGGCTGGTGAATCATAATCCTTGAATGAGGCAATGAAAAGCGCTTACCCTTAGCCCCACAGCTCAGTAAAAACGCCCCCATAGAAGCCGCTTGACCGATGCAAATCGTGGAAACATCAGGGCGGATAAAATTCATGGTGTCATAAATGCTAAGACCGCTTGTTATCACCCCACCGGGAGAATTGATATACAAGCCAATGTCTTTTTCAGGGTCTTCAGCTTCCAAAAACAAGAGTTGGGCCACGATAGAAGACGCCACGCTGTCATTAATCTCACCGCTCAATAAAACAATGCGATCCTTTAAAAGGCGTGAGTAAATATCATAGCTGCGCTCCCCACGATCGGTATTCTCTATTACATAAGGAATGTATCCCATCATCTCTCCTTTTTAGCCGTTTAACCCACTTGAGTTTTTTGAGCGTTGGGCCTCATTTTCTCTAAAATTTCTTGTTGCTCTTTAGGCAGGTTTTTATCCAACAAATAAGTCAGCACCCTATCTTCAATCATCGCCATTTTCACCGCCGCTAACATGTTATTTTTGCGGTATTGTTCAATGAGATTTTCTGGGTTTTGCCCTGTCATCATCGCTTCATAATACAAAGTTTGAAAGACTTCATTGTCATGCACGCCAATTTTTTCTTCTTTCGCTAAAGCGTCAATGATAAAAGTGATTTTCACGCTTTTTGTCGCATCATTCCTAAAGCCCTCACGCTTTTCTTTGGCTTTTTCTTGACTTTCTTGTAAGGATTTGACTTCCTCAGCTTGCATGGAATAAAGAGCGTTCCTGAACAACAAATCCATTTCTTGCTCTATGATCGTTTTAGGCAAATCAAAAAGAATCTTTTCATCTAAATTTTCAATCAATTTTTCTTTCAACTCTTCATTATAGAGCCTGGCTTTATTTTCTAAAAACAACTGCCCTTCAACCCTTTCTTTTAAAAGCTTTAAAGTCGCATTCTCTTCATTAGCCAGCACGATTTTAGCGAGTTCGTCATTGATTTCTAACACTTCACGCGCTTGAATCTGGCGTAATTTCACTTTAAAAAGGGCTTCTTTGCCGGCTAAATGCTCTGCGTGGTATTCGCTAGGGAAAGTCAAAGGGAATTCTTTTTCTTCACCCGCTTGCATACCTAAAAGAGCCTTTTCAAAATCTTCTAGCATTTGCTTACTACCTAAAATCAAACTGAAATTCTCAGCCTTGCCCCCTTCAAAAGGCGCATTATCTATAAAACCTTCAAAATCAATCGTTAATTTATCGTCGTTTTGAGCTTTTCTTTGAGCGTTAGTATCCACAAATTTCGCATAATCTTTAGCGAGCTGTTTCAAACGCTCATCAATTTTTTCTTCATTTGGAATTTCCACTCCCACGCTAGGCACGCACTCTTTGATCTTGTCTAAAACAATCGTGGGTTTTAAGCCAATGTCCGCTTCTATTTCAAAATGCGTGTCTTTTTTTTCAAATTTAGTGAGATTGGGGCTGCCGATTAGATCCTTATTTTCAATCCCTAATTCCTTAAAAGCGTTTTTTAAAACCTCTTGAATCATTTCTTCTTGAGCATCTTGATCAATTTGGGCTTGATAACGGGCTTTCACTAAACTAAGGGGGACTTTACCTCTTCTAAAGCCATCAATTTTAACTTTTTGGGCGATTTTTTGAGCGATTTTATCATAACGCTTTTCTAAATTTTCAACGGAAAGTTTAGCGCTCAAACGGGCGTTAGCGGTGTCAATCTTTTTCACTTCAAGATTCATTTTTTTCCTTAAATGGTTAAAAAATTAAATTTTTGTATCATTATAGCTTAATTTGTTTTAATTCCGGTTTATAAAAAGCGGTTTTAATTCTAGTTTTCAAAAATTTAAAAAACTAAAAATCATAAGTTGAAGTGAGATAGACAGAAATATTGCGTTTGAAATGAAGGGTGTATAAAGGGGTTTTAAAATAATCGTTAATTAAAAAGGGGATTCGCACGCCAAATTCTATCGCCCAATTCTTATACCTTGAAAAGCGGTAACGATACCCCACATTCAGCATCACTTGAAACATGTAAGGGTGATAAACGCTTGAAGGATCTTTGGCCCACTTTTTAAAAATCTTTGTTTCATAAAACCAGGTTTCTCCCACGAAATTCATCCCTAAAATCAGCGTCCCAAAAGCGCGTTTGTATAAAAAGTCAGCCCCCACGCCATAAAAAATAGCGTTAATAAAAGTCTCTTTTCTTTGTAATTTTTCTCTATAGCTTTTAGGGATCTGCGAACTCGCCCTCAAACTATCGCCTAATGCGCCTTTATTTTTAAGAAAAAAGCCATAAGCGTAATCCAAAGAGACATAAAAACGGAAGCCGTAGCGCTCTTTTTTAGGAAAAAATTGTTTATAGCCATAAATCAAACTGACTTCAGCAAAAGGAATGTCTCGGTATTTTGAATGGTTTTCAAATTTTTCCCTGCTCTGTAGCCATGACATTTGCACCACGCTTGTGCCATAATAATGGGAGCTTTTGTCTATGTTAAAAAGTTTTTTTTTGGGCTTTTTAGGCTCAGCAAAACATGGAGGGTGGGTTTTGCCCCTTAAACACTTCTTGGCTAAAAACCGCTGGTATCCTAGATCTTTTTCTTTGATGATGGTGTAAGTAACCAAATCATCAGCCCTTAAATACACGCTCAAAAATAACGCTAAAAACCCCTTTTTAAGCAGTTTGTTCAAGCGTTCTTTTCTTATGCGTTATTTGTCTTTATCGGTTTCTTTTGCCTTTCAATTCCTTGGCGTCTTTTTGATAAGATTCTAAATTCTTTTGAGTGAGTTTTTTGTCTATTTCTTGCATGATACTTGCAAAAATCTTATTCAAAGCGCTCTTGATCGCATCATTAGAATTATCCGTTCCCTTAACCATAGTACTAACTAACCCTCCGCTATGGCTTGAATGGGTGGTTTTTAAGAATTTTTCTTGAATGTCCAACTCGCTCAAATCCATCGTAAAAGAATCTAAAGATTCCCCACTCATAGGCTCTAGTATGGTAACCTTGACAAAACCGGCCGGGATTAAAACCCCTTCCATTTTATCCAAACCAGTGGAGAATAATAACCCGGGTTCTGATTTTTTCTGTATGGTTCTTTTAGGATCGGGGCGTAAAACAATTTCGCCATTCATAGCAACCGCCAAATACCCTTCTTTTTTTTGCACAAAAGAAAAATCGTCTTTATCGCTACTATCCACATTGATAACCTTGTAGCCCTGATTTTGCAAAATCTGTTCAACCTTAAGCACGGTTTGATTCTTGAATTTGTTTTCATACTCTTTAGCGATATTATCGCTGTATTGGAAAGCTGGCCTTAAAAGCAAAATCTTTTCATCTAACGCTTGAACTTTCTCGCTAGCTGGATGGTAATTCAATTTCAAAGCGACTTCATTGGTTTCAATAATATGCGGGCTGCATCCCACCAACAAAGCCACCACGCTCGCGCCTAAAAGGCATTTTTTCCATGCAAAATCTTTAAAATGATTATTTGCTTTCATTGTTCTATCCTTGATTGTAATATTTTAGACTTCTATAACAACAAACCCGAAGCAACCAACACGCTTTTGTTGTCAAAATGTTATTTTACCCTAACATCTTTAGATTATTAGTCTTTTTCTATTTTTTAGCGTTATAATCCCCACTTTTGCCTCCACTTTTATATTCCAACATCACACCGCTAATTGTCATGCTCTTATCAATGGATTTTACCATGTCATAAATGGTTAAAAGCCCTACGCTCACACTCATTAGCGCTTCCATTTCTACTCCCGTTTTAGCTTGAGTTTTGACTCTCGCATAGAGTTTAAAACTGCAAGTCTCTTTTTCTTCTAAAATATCAATATCCACCCCATTGAGCATGATTGAATGGCACATGGGAATGAGCTCGCTTGTCTTTTTAGCCCCCATAATCCCAGCAATAATAGCAGTCTGTAACACCGGACCCTTTTTGACGCAATGATTGATAATAGCGTCATAAGCCTCTTTATTCATGCTGATACGACCGCTCGCTAGAGCGATTCTTTCAGTGGTTTCTTTATCCCCTATATCCACCATTTTAGGCTGATTTTCTCCATTCAAATGAGTGAGTGGCATTTTTTTATCCTATTGTTTGGGGCGAAACGCTTGAATGTTTTTTTCATTCACTTGCATATAATTCCCTAAAATCAAATCCACGCAATAAGGAATCGCTGGAAAAACCGCTTCTAAGCATTCTCTAATGCTTTTTGGCTTACCAGGAAGATTAATGATCAAACTCTTATTCCTAATGCCAGCACTCTGGCGCGACAGAATCGCTGTAGGCACATATTTTAAACTAGTCATTCGCATAAGCTCTCCAAAACCAGGAAGCATTTTTTGGCACACTTTTTCTGTGGCTTCTGGAGTTATGTCTCTTAAAGCAGGGCCTGTGCCTCCTGTAGTAACGACTAGATCGCATTGGTATTCATCGCACATTTTAATCAGCGATTTTTCAATCAAATCCCTTTCATCAGCGACAATTTCATAATGAAATTCTAAAGGATTGAGCAGGTATTCATTCAACACTTCTTGTATCGCCTTACCGCTTAAATCTTCATAAATCCCTTTTGACGCCCTATCGCTCGCGCTCAAAACGCCTATATGAATCGTTTGCACTTTAACTCCTTTTTACGCTAAAAGCCCGCTCCCTTTTAAAGGGTGGCTTCTTTCTTTGGCATAGACGCGTTCATTATCAATCAAATCGTATTTCCAAATAGGAGCGTTACGCTTAAAATCTTCAATAAAATCTTCATATAGTTCTAAGGCATTTTTTCTATTCTTTCCCATTAAAACGCATAAAAATGAGCTTTGTCCTATCAAAACATCGCCCAGGCTGTGCGCCATTTTTAACACCACGCCCAAATCTTTGGCTTTATGGCGCCATTTTTCAAACCAAGTCTTTAATAGCGCCTCATAAATATCAAAACTCAAGCCTTGAATGTTATCCTCTTTTCTCACAATCCCCACAAACACACAAAACGCTCCAAAGTTTTTCGCGCAAGCTTCCTTTTCGTAGGCTTTCAAAAGCTCGCTAGTATTTAATGCCCCTTGAATGATTTTTAACACCTAGCCCCCACAAACCGGTGGCAACAAACTTATTACATCGCCATCTTTTAAAGGCGTGTTTAAATTGTCTATTAAGTGATCATTAAGGGCTATCGCGCAAACGCCCAACCACTCTTTTAGGCCCTCTTTTTCTTGTAAAATCGCTCTTAATTCCTTTAAATCATTCGCTTTGATGAAAAAATTTTCTTCTTTTATAGGTCCAAAAAATCGCACTTCTACCATCATTTACCCTTATATTCAATCTTTTAAAGCATGATTTTAAATATTTTTAAAACCTCTTTAAAGCGCTCATAATTTTCACAATAAATGCCCCATTTTGAGCTTTTTGACTTCCAAATACCCTTGATTGTGCTCATTAGCGCACACGATCAAGCTCTCTCTTGTTACTTCAGCGTATTTTTCTAAAGCGGCGATCTTTTTAGGGTTGTTCGTGAGTAAGCGCATTTTTTTAATATGGTAATATTCTAAAATCTCACCCGCAACACTATAATCCCTTTCATCGTCTTTAAACCCTATCATTTCATTGGCTTGAATGGTATCATAGCCTTTATCCTGTAAAGCGTAGGCATTGACTTTGTTAAATAGCCCTATCCCACGCCCTTCTTGGCGCAAATAAATCACTAGTCCCCCTTCTTTAGAAATCCTTTCTAACGCCATTTGCAACGCCCCCCCGCAATCGCATTTTTGAGAGCCTAGAGCATCACCCGTTAAGCATTCTGAATGCAAACGCACTAAGGGGTTTTGAGAAAAATTAGGGGTGAAAATGACTAAATGATCTTTAGAGCCATTAGAACCCTTTTCTCTAAAACACTGGATATAAAACTCCCCAAATTGAGTGGGTAATTTGGCTTGGTTAGAGACTTCTAATCGTTTCAAGGATACTCCTAAAATTAGTTTTAAAACGCGTCTTTTAAAAAAAGGTATTCTATCAAAACTCTTTATAATTTTCTTAAATTTTAAATTCTTAAAATTTGTAGGTTAAATTCAAACCATTGGGGCTTAAGCTAGAACGGATTTCATGTTTATTATAAATCCCTAA
This DNA window, taken from Helicobacter pylori, encodes the following:
- a CDS encoding heavy metal translocating P-type ATPase; translated protein: MQEYHIHNLDCPDCASKLERDLNKLDYVKKAQINFSTSKLFLDTSDFEKVKAFIKQNEPHLSLSFKETAEKPLSFTPLIVTIMVFLGAILILHLNPSPLIEKAVFFVLALVYLVSGKDVILGAFRGLRKGQFFDENALMLIATIAAFCVGAYEESVSIMVFYSAGEFLQKLAIARSKKSLKALVDVAPNLAYLKKGDALVSVAPEDLRINDIVVVKVGEKVPVDGVVIKGESLLDERALSGESMPVNVSERSKVLGGSLNLKAVLEIQVEKMYKDSSIAKVVDLVQQATNEKSETEKFITKFSRYYTPSVLFIALMIAILPPLFSMGSFDEWIYRGLVALMVSCPCALVISVPLGYFGGVGAASRKGILMKGVHVLEVLTQAKSIAFDKTGTLTKGVFKVTDIVPQNGHSKEEVLHYASCSQLLSTHPIALSIQKACEEMLKDDKHQHDIKNYEEVSGMGVKAQCHTDLIIAGNEKMLDQFHIAHSPSKENGTIVHVAFNQNYIGYIVISDEIKDDAIECLRDLKAQGIENFCILSGDRKSATESIAQTLGCEYYASLLPEEKTSVFKTFKERYKAPAIFVGDGINDAPTLASADVGIGMGKGSELSKQSADIVITNDSLSSLVKVLAIAKKTKNIIWQNILFALGIKAVFIVLGLMGVASLWEAVFGDVGVTLLALANSMRAMRA
- the tig gene encoding trigger factor → MNLEVKKIDTANARLSAKLSVENLEKRYDKIAQKIAQKVKIDGFRRGKVPLSLVKARYQAQIDQDAQEEMIQEVLKNAFKELGIENKDLIGSPNLTKFEKKDTHFEIEADIGLKPTIVLDKIKECVPSVGVEIPNEEKIDERLKQLAKDYAKFVDTNAQRKAQNDDKLTIDFEGFIDNAPFEGGKAENFSLILGSKQMLEDFEKALLGMQAGEEKEFPLTFPSEYHAEHLAGKEALFKVKLRQIQAREVLEINDELAKIVLANEENATLKLLKERVEGQLFLENKARLYNEELKEKLIENLDEKILFDLPKTIIEQEMDLLFRNALYSMQAEEVKSLQESQEKAKEKREGFRNDATKSVKITFIIDALAKEEKIGVHDNEVFQTLYYEAMMTGQNPENLIEQYRKNNMLAAVKMAMIEDRVLTYLLDKNLPKEQQEILEKMRPNAQKTQVG
- a CDS encoding YifB family Mg chelatase-like AAA ATPase encodes the protein MINTIFCATMQRGVAEIVAVEATFTRALPAFVISGLANSSIQEAKQRVQSALQNNDFTFPPLKITINLSPSDLPKSGSHFDLPIALLIALQKQELAFKEWFAFGELGLDGKIKPNSNIFPMLLDIAIKRPHAKVIAPKANEELFSLIPNLQCFFVEHFKEALEILQNPEIKADTHTKKLPFKTIELNDKEYYFSDAYALDFKEVKGQAVAKEAALIASAGFHNLILEGSPGCGKSMIINRMRYILPPLSLNEILEATKLRILSEQDSAYYPLRSFRNPHQSASKSSILGSSSLREPKPGEIALAHNGMLFFDELPHFKKDILEALREPLENNKLVISRVHSKIEYETSFLFVGAQNPCLCGNLLSTTKACRCQDREITQYKNRLSEPFLDRIDLFVQMEEGNYKDTPSHSWTSKEMHELVLLAFKQQKLRKQSAFNGKLNEEQIERFCPLNAEAKKLLEQAVERFNLSMRSVNKVKKVARTIADLNACENIEKSHMLKALSFRKIS
- the def gene encoding peptide deformylase; translated protein: MALLEIIHYPSKILRTISKEIVSFDSKLHQQLDDMHETMIASEGIGLAAIQVGLPLRMLIINLPQEDGLQHKEDCLEIINPKWIETGGSIMYREGCLSVPGFYEEVERFEKVKIEYQNRFAEVKVLEASELLAVAIQHEIDHLNGVLFVDKLSILKRKKFEKELKELQKKQKHK
- a CDS encoding restriction endonuclease subunit S, translated to MHKIERLLQTLAPKGVEFKTLEEVFEIRNGYTPSKNNPEFWKNGTIPWFRMEDLRENGRILKDSIQHITPKALKGKKLFPKNSIIISTTATIGEHALLIVDSLANQQFTFLSKKANCDLALDMKFFFYQCFLLGEWCKNNINVSGFASVDMTAFKKYKFPIPPLEIQQEIVKILDAFTELNTELKARKKQYQYYQNMLLDFNDINQNHKDAKERLAQKPYPKRLKTLLHTLAPKGVGFMKLGEVLEYDQPNQYCVTSKEFDKSYPTPVLTAGKTFILGYTNEKDNIYQASKSSPVIIFDDFTTATQWVDFPFKVKSSAMKILFSKNPTINIRFIFFYMQTIPYNISGEHTRQWISRYSQLEVPIPPLEIQQEIVKILDQFSILTTDLLAGIPAEIEARKKQYEYYREKLLTFKPLTPNK
- the clpP gene encoding ATP-dependent Clp endopeptidase proteolytic subunit ClpP; translated protein: MGYIPYVIENTDRGERSYDIYSRLLKDRIVLLSGEINDSVASSIVAQLLFLEAEDPEKDIGLYINSPGGVITSGLSIYDTMNFIRPDVSTICIGQAASMGAFLLSCGAKGKRFSLPHSRIMIHQPLGGAQGQASDIEIISNEILRLKGLMNSILAQNSGQSLEQIAKDTDRDFYMSAKEAKEYGLIDKVLQKNVK
- a CDS encoding outer membrane protein; its protein translation is MNKLLKKGFLALFLSVYLRADDLVTYTIIKEKDLGYQRFLAKKCLRGKTHPPCFAEPKKPKKKLFNIDKSSHYYGTSVVQMSWLQSREKFENHSKYRDIPFAEVSLIYGYKQFFPKKERYGFRFYVSLDYAYGFFLKNKGALGDSLRASSQIPKSYREKLQRKETFINAIFYGVGADFLYKRAFGTLILGMNFVGETWFYETKIFKKWAKDPSSVYHPYMFQVMLNVGYRYRFSRYKNWAIEFGVRIPFLINDYFKTPLYTLHFKRNISVYLTSTYDF